Below is a window of Flavobacterium sp. CFS9 DNA.
ATGCATGCCCATATTTTAGCACATTTTATCGATGAAGAAGGGTTTGATAAACCGGAATTTCCTTTTCTGGCGCTCACCATTAGCGGAGGTCATACCCAAATCGTTAAAGTAAACGGATTTTTCGATATGGAAATTATCGGAGAAACTACTGATGATGCCGTTGGTGAAGCTTTTGACAAAAGTGCCAAAATCCTTGGACTTCCTTATCCGGGCGGACCGCTGATCGATAAATATGCAAAATTAGGAAATCCGAAAGCTTTCACGTTTACCAAACCGAAAGTTCCCGGACTTGACTTTAGCTTCTCCGGACTAAAAACCGCCATCTTGTATTTTATTCAAAAAAACAAACTTGAAAATCCGAATTTTATCGAAGAGAACCTGAATGATATTTGTGCTTCCATTCAGCATACCATTATCGAAATTTTGATGGACAAATTGAAATTAGCGGTAAAAGAAACAGGAATCAAACAAATTGCCATTGGCGGAGGAGTTTCTGCTAATTCAGGCATCAGAACCCGATTGAAAGAAAGCGAAGCCCAATACGGATGGAAAACCTTCATCCCGAAATTTGAATATACGACCGACAATGCCGCCATGATCGGAATTGTGGGGTATCAAAAATATTTATCAAAACGTTTCGAAACTTCAGCAGTAGTTTCAAAAGCGCGAATTCAATTTTAATTATGCAATTATTTTTCAATCCTGATATCGACGAATCTACCGAACGCTTTTCTTTTGACAAAGAAGAAAGCCGTCATATTATAAAAGTTTTACGCAAAAAAGATTCCGATATTCTACACGTAACCAATGGTTCGGGTTTGTTGTTTGAAACGGAAATTACTTTAGCATCAGACAATAAATGCATCGTAGAGGTTGTTTCGATTAAAAAATCTCCTGCTCCGAAATTCAAATTGCATCTGGCAGTTGCGCCAACCAAAATGAATGATCGTTTTGAATGGTTTTTGGAAAAAGCAACAGAAATTGGAATTCAGGAAATCACCCCTATTTTTTGTGACCGTTCGGAACGGAAAGTAATTAACCCGGAACGTTTTGAAAAGATTATTCTTTCGGCAATGAAACAATCTAACGAAACCTATTTGCCAAAATTGAATGCTCCGATTTCGTTTAAAGAGTTCATCAAACAAAAGAATGACGGCTTACAATTGATAGCAC
It encodes the following:
- the tsaD gene encoding tRNA (adenosine(37)-N6)-threonylcarbamoyltransferase complex transferase subunit TsaD, which encodes MQNSEVFILAIESSCDDTAAAVLHNDKVLSNVVANQLIHNQYGGVVPELASRAHQQNIVPVIDAALRKANVQKDQLSAIAFTQGPGLMGSLLVGTSFSKSLSLALKIPLIAVNHMHAHILAHFIDEEGFDKPEFPFLALTISGGHTQIVKVNGFFDMEIIGETTDDAVGEAFDKSAKILGLPYPGGPLIDKYAKLGNPKAFTFTKPKVPGLDFSFSGLKTAILYFIQKNKLENPNFIEENLNDICASIQHTIIEILMDKLKLAVKETGIKQIAIGGGVSANSGIRTRLKESEAQYGWKTFIPKFEYTTDNAAMIGIVGYQKYLSKRFETSAVVSKARIQF
- a CDS encoding 16S rRNA (uracil(1498)-N(3))-methyltransferase, with translation MQLFFNPDIDESTERFSFDKEESRHIIKVLRKKDSDILHVTNGSGLLFETEITLASDNKCIVEVVSIKKSPAPKFKLHLAVAPTKMNDRFEWFLEKATEIGIQEITPIFCDRSERKVINPERFEKIILSAMKQSNETYLPKLNAPISFKEFIKQKNDGLQLIAHCEETDKKSLKEVLKPNENVTLLIGPEGDFSEKEIALALEHHFQPVTLGNTRLRTETAAVVACHSVVFFNEN